The Malus domestica chromosome 10, GDT2T_hap1 nucleotide sequence aatatattataatacgaacatttaggtacactaattagaggaagtaaaataaatataataaattaaaatgtgtataataataaataattttaattttaatgtaatgacattaaataagatatctattaaatattaaaacaaaaatataatataaatttgaattaagtacacattagaggactaaaatcaatatctaatctaacaccagatttttattaaattttaatcttcttcaaggattaaagttcaaaaatccCATACTAAGTGGGCTATGTTATCAAACCAAATGATCATTAGCAGATGTGTGAAATTTTGAAGTTGCACTAAACCAGGATGAGTGTAATTAAACGTATACTACAGTCAAGTGTTCATGCAACCTAAGACATATGTATCCTTGAAATAAATGATTACCAACAAATTAAACTTTCACCTGTTAGGGTTTACATGGTTCACATTATGGATCCCACAAATTGCACTTATGGGGAAAGAGATCCTCTttggatctcttccaccaaagcCATCAGATCAAGTGATCTGgacccttaaaatttgatcaaacggctaaagttattataacttttaaagggcccctgtttttagccgttggatcaaatttcaagggctcGGATCAGTTGATCCAGTGGcgttggtggaagagatccgaagaggatctctttcccACTTATTGCATGCGACTCATCAAAATTAGATGAGTTGTCTAGTGACACGTGTCAGCTCcatcaaataaatcaaattaaatacaaaatgTGACAAAATAACTCTAGTTTGATCAAATTATATCAATTAGAGTTTAATTCCTAAATAAAAGATTCTGATTTAATTAAAAGCTAAATTATATTAAATCAGAAAAACAATCCCACAAATCAAGTACCCAATCTTTTGCCTATAAATACTAGGCTCACTTTCAAGAGCCGAACTGGGTGAGAAACGAAGTGAGCTTAAGCTTTTGGAGAAACCAGAAAGCTCCCAGGCTAAGGCAAATACCAAAATACCTGAACATTCTTGTGTTTTTCTTTAAGCTCGTGGAGAATCAACAAGTACAACAAACACACGCTAGATCATCCACCACCAAAGCCGAAGGCCACCCATCACTTGACACTAATCGTTGTCCACAgttgttcaagatcaagcatgttgatgcacaaaaccggaggtattggaacaacataaatccaaccgtgaatctgcaagaaatgtaaataacacaagatgtatcgtggttcaccccaatgtttgggctacgtccacactgattattgtatttctgagggagagagagctttgagAAGATAAGGGGGCTTAAGCAAATGGCCTCCCTTAAtaaggagagtgaggggtccttttatagaataagggctcctcacttattacaaatttgccccttcctttattacatattacatttaagtcccctaagtatttatacgagatctaaatacggaggccctaagtatggtacaaacagtagtcctccaagtctacagttaagagagtcttttggctggagacttgaaattcaatacataagtgatgggttaggagtaatgctcgcggcgaggcggttgcttagtaggcggcgatgctctctaatgatggtgagggagtcccttttatagaataagggctcgttcctcaatacataagtgatgagctaagagtgatgctcgcggcgaggcggttgctcagctggtagcgatgctttctaatgaaggtgagggagtctcttttataaaataagggatcgctcctcagtacatgaataatgggtgctctctaatgaaagtgaaggagtccattttatagaataagggctcactcctcaatacataaataacgggctaagtcccccaagtatttttcatgaatgctctctaatgaaagtgaagcaatcccttttatagaataagggctcgctcctcaatacataaataatgggctaagtcccctaagtatttttcatgaggcccagttgaggcccaatatatggtgtatagtgtagtcccccaagtcttcggtcaatagagtttgttggctggagacttcaaattgaatccatgtatgggttgAAGTGACGattgttcggatgcggtatttgtataccctgcactgaagctttgtaggtgaagctttgcagctggagcttttgtaaatgaagcttttgaagttggagctctataaatgaagcctttgaagctagagcttttgtaaatgaagcttttgaagctagagctctgtaaatgaagcttttgaagctagagtttttgtaaataaagcttttgaaactagagctctgtaaatgaagtttttgaagttagagctctgtaaatgaagcttttgaagctgattgcttttgtaaatgaagcttttaaagctagagctctgtaaatgaagcttttgaagctagagctctgtaaatgaagcttttgaagctgattgacatgagtgatgctcacgaatgtttatgtatgatttatatgagtgatgctcatgtataatttgaagtactgggcgtacttttgatcacctagttggtgataatagtggcaggttgccgaataattttggagtactgggcgtacttttgatcacctggctggtggtaatagcggcaggctgccgaataattttttgtagtactggacgtacttttgatcacctggttgatgataatagagggcctggcttTTTTTGGGCATAAACATTCcaacccattattttgggcttgccctattattattaccctctgatggggtttatacagatgtctccgaaagataagaaaaataaattacatcattcaaaaataaatccgaccatatgctcaatgggtcacgcccataatgcCATAACCACCGTAATTATGTCTGTTTTTTTATATCTTCTTTTGcacattcaaaaataaatccgaccatatgctcaatgggtcacgcccataatgccatcaccaccgcaattatgtctgtttttttttttatatcttcttttgcttttgtttttgcttttactttctcttttctctttctcagaaaatgatttcacatggctttctccttttgctttttctttttcttttgcgttGTCCCTCATGTGCTCCTGCGCTGTCTCCGACCAAAAACATGCGCTCGAAATCGACGTCGTTCTTGACCCACGAATCACAATCTTCGCTGCCGTTAAAATACAATATCAGATTCCTACCCGGACCTCAAAGACGATGAATTGGAACGTAATCTCCCCCAGAGCGAAGCTATATTATGAAAAGCACTCCAAATCCCGCGACTTTCGCTCCCTTGACTCCTCGATACCCATAATACCCTTCTTGGAGCCCCGTTACCATTGAACCCGCAGTCCATTTCTATGTACACAACCGGTAATTCCCTCTCGCCGGGTCTTATGTCGCCGGAGAATCTCCCCACTGCAAATCCATCGCTGGGTAATCTCCAGATAGTCAAACCCATCGTCTCTTCCTCGAGACCCGGATCTGAATTATCGTTGTTTTGGTTAGCGGGCAACTCATGTCGACAAACCGGGCACGAGTTACGCATTGAGAGCTAGGGGAGGATACAATCCGAGTGGTATATGTGCTTACACGGCATTTCTCGAGCCTCCGACCCAAGTTCGAATGCTTATTTGCAAACGGTGCAGTACAAATCTGACCTGACATGCGTATCGACGATTTGAATAACGGGCATAGATTCCACAGCGGATTTAGACGCAGACGGGTTTTCAAGTCGGCCCAAACCGTTGATTTCAATCTAGGAGAGCTGTTCAAATAAGTGGTCAAAGCCCGAACCTATTAAAAGCTTGGACATGGCGGGCGGAAGTGGTCGGAGCCCCGACCCCATGGCGTTATTATAGTAGAGTTCGAATATGTTGGACTCGGTATCGGCCTCGGTGCCATGTAAGACGATGACCAGGTTGAATAGAGAAGACCGGTGGTTGGAGGCCCGTCGTACCTGGTGGGAGGATGGGAATCTACAGTGGAGATGGTTCAGCTGCAGTATCGGCTATGGCATCGTCTCGATCTCTTCGAGGAAGCCGGTTTCGTAGTGGGGGCACAAGAGGGCGGAGTCCAGAGCAAACACGCGAACGAAGTGAGTGCATCTGTAACACCAATACGATGTCGTCGGTGGAGGCGAAGACATGGCCATGAGGTTTAGAGATCtgaaggggaagagagagaaagagttctagagagagagggagaatgaGAAATGAGTCCGCTGATTTTGTGTTTGTGGGGATTTTCTGGAAAAGCCCAAGGAGGTTCTGAGGTTCTTTAGATTTTGCAATGTTGATTTTgtagattttgcagattttgcggtggaggtgaaaaaatgaaagagaaccgacatagttttttgtttcGATTatcacagacggtgccaaatgttgatgcacaaaaccggaggtcttggaacaacgtaaatccgaccgtgaatctgcaagaaatgtaaataacacaagatgtatcgtggttcaccccaatgttttggctacgtccacactgattattgtatttctgagggagatagagctctgaatatgagagtgagagctttgagaggatgaGGGGGCTTAAGCAAATGGCCTCCCTTAAtaaggagagtgaggggtccttttatagaataagggctcctcaattattacatatttgccccttcctttattacataattacatttaagtcctccgagtatttatacgagatctaaatatggaggccctaagtatggtacaaacaaagccTTTATGAAACTTAAAGATAAGCCCACAagcctaattcaagatcaatcATCACCCTTGAATTAAATCAGAGAAATATTCTTATAAagaataaagggtaaagtacaaaaaactacctcaactattggtcttactacactttcatacctcatctttttaaaatgacaatgtcatacctcatcttacgaatttgtgtcaatgtcatacctccgtcaGTGTTTCTGTTAAGTGCTTACGTggtttaaataaattaataaaatattaaaaaattaattaattattaattattaaatattataattaaatataatattataaaattaaaaaaattgagaataaaaaaaacaaaaaaatttaaaatggccTAGGGTGCGGGCCTCCCCTTTCCTCCATCCGCACCAaccttctttttctctttgacAACCACTAAACCCAGAAACCTTCCTCCACCCATCCCCCAAACTTTCCCCAACCTACCTCCATCCCCCACCTCTTCCCTTCCCCTAGAGGTGCGGGCCTCCCATTTCTTCCACCCGCACCAACCTTATTCTTCTCTTCGACAACCCCCAAACTCTTCCTCGTCCCCCCAAACTCTTCCCCGTCCCCCCAACCTTCCCCAACCCACCCCCATCCCTCACCTCTTCCCTTCCCTTAACTCTTCCCGTCCTTTTCGaacccaaaccctaaccctaattcccCATTTTCAAACAGAAAACCCCAACCTTGCCCACCCGTccccccaaccttcctccaccaccttctctctcctctctttcttttctctctctcttgctctatctctcttctctctctatctggGCTATCTACAGCTCTTCCTGCACCCTGCTCATTTTGAACCGCGACGATCGAAAAATCTTCGACGCGTTCGAGAATGCCGAGTCGTCGATAAATGAGTCATACATCGTCGGATTCTGCTCCTAGATGAGTGTGTACTGCTCAGGCATGAACATCGCCGGATTCTGATGTGGCGGGTAGCGAGCAGGTGCTTTATCTCGAGCTCGACGAGGACGACGACGGGTTTTTGGTGGTAAAAAATCCAAGCTTTGGAATTACCGACGGTAGGACGCACAATAGCTTCATGAGGGATGATAGGGAGTTCATGGCATTGAGGAGAAAAAGTGTTGACGTTTCATCAATTTTCGGGCCATtaaggagagagagatgaaagaGAGAGGATGGTGGAGGAAGGTTGTGGGGGAGACGGGTGGGAAGGGTGGgaagggtttctgggttttaGGGATGCAGGTGTTCGACGAGAGAGGAGAAAggtgagagagggagagaggagagagagagggtgggtTGTACCTCTTCTATCCTACGATCGCCGATTTGCTCCCCCTTGAATTCGACAAAACCCCATCCGCCTCTTTCACCCAACTCTTCGCTGGCGGAGTTATCTCCTGCATCGACGGAAGCCTCGACGACGGCTTGTGGTTCTTTTTCAGCAGCACGGTTGAGAAATCAGGCATCGATTGAGCGAGAACGGAAGACCCTTTTCGCGAATCGATCAGATGGGTCTGAAATTTGACTTGTTTCTTCAATAGGGTCAGTTTCGATTCAGGTTCTTTGGACTCTTCTAGGCTCATGTACTTCCTCCTAAGCCATGATTCCCTGAGTTCCGTGTAGGCTCTGTATCTAGGTCCTCTATCCATGCAGTAGCTTTTGGTGGCGAACCTCAGGAGGACTGGATGCTGATCTGGGTTAGGGTTCTGTGAAAGAATCAGAGCGATGGGGTCGAGGCCTTTTGTTTGAAAATGgggaattagggttagggtttgggttCGAAATGGACGGGAAGAGGTAGGGGAATGGAAGATGTGGGGGATGGAGGTGGGTTGGGGAAGATTTAGGGGACGGGTGGAGGAAGGTTTCTAGGTTTGGTGGCTatcgaagagaagaagaaggttggTGTGGGTGGAGGAAAAGGCCCGCACTCTAGgccattttaaatttatttatttatttatatttaattataatatttaattagtttttaaatattttattaatttatttaagccacgtcagcacttaacagagaaactaacagaaaaactgacgagaggtatgacattgacacaaattcgtaaaatgaggtatgacattgtcattttaaaaagatgaggtatgaaagtgtcttGAGGCcaataattgaggtagttttttgtactttacccaagAATAAACCACAAATATTGTGCCCTAACAAATTCAttaattcaaattttattttgcatGCATGTTCTTCTGTTATTCGTTGCAAAAATATCGAACTTAACATTTGAATTTTACAATTGCTTGGTTCTAATTCCGCTTAACGATTTGCGTGGTTTTGAGCTTTTGAAATTTTGGAAGTTGCTCAAGTGTAAGGTAAAAGTTGCATGcaaattaaagaaaagaaaaggatcaCAAAATGTTGGAAATGATAGATTAGGAAATGCACTATAGAGTATTACaacgatttttttttaatgatctaAAACATCTACATTTTAAATCATCTTGtaaaaatttgataaattcaAAACCATTAAGATGTACATTTGTAGTTAATAAAATGGTTATTATTCAATCTGATGGTCACATAGTTTTGGATTTGGGTGAGTTTTAGTAGACATGGCCTTTGAGGGATGGACCAAAAACATAAACGGTTGGATCATTATAAAAAGTTACAGAATAAGCCTTATAAAATGTGTCGAAATGAGTGTTCCCAATCCTAACtcacacacatatacatgtgtgtgtgtgtatatatatatatatatatattgtgtctTGAGATTCTTCATTTGTGGCTGCTAAAGGAGACGAATCATGCCTGACTTCTCCTTTTGGCTTTATAGATTCGCCAACTGGCTTGAGGGTTCACTCCACTATCCTCCACTACTATTTATAGGCAAAGCACCCCAGCCATTTCTTGCACACATACCATCCTTCTTGCTTACCCTATCCAATTATCTTAAGCTACATATATACGTacttttccttctccttttaaCATCTGAATGTATTTACAGAGCCTTTGAAACATTCACTATAATCATTACTTAGAATTAGGTCTAATATTCAAGGTAACGATTAATTAATGGCTTCAAGCTCCCTTAGAAAACACAACCCCAGCTCTTCATGGACACCAAAGCAGAACAAGCTGTTTGAAAAAGCACTGGCCTTGTACGACAAAGAGACCCCGGAGCGGTGGCAAAATGTGGCTAAAGCTGTAGGTGGCAATAAAACAGCGGAAGAAGTGAAGAAACACTAGGACATTCTTCTAGAAGATCTCAGGCAAATTGAGTCCGGACAGGTTCCTATTCCCAACTACAAGTCCTCCATTGGAAGCAGCACCAGCAGCATCaatgttgatgaagaagaaaggtATATCGTGATCCTCTATataactttaattaattatcgTACATGCAATTCTTGTTTACAATTTAAGTATTACAAGACACCTACTTAGAAGTAATGCTAAATTAGTAAAGTGACTACATGCTTTGTAGCACATGACCACACCACTTTTGATCGCATTCAGTTGTCTACATACACGGCTGGTGCTCGGAAATGGCTCATGCGTTTGGGCAATTTTTAAGAGACTACTACTTCGAAAGTTCTTATATATTCGTCAGAGATTTTAGTTTCTGTTAACATCTACATAGTTCTTTTGAAAACCAAACATTGCTTCATTTTTTTACAGGCTTCTCAAGTATCTTAAGCTGCAGTAAAGTCCAAGTCAGTTCAACCTTTTCATGAAAAGGTTTTACTACATATATCGAGGATAGAGGATATATGCCTCTTTAATTTTATgttcaactctctctctctccagctTAATTGATGTCAGTGTTGTTGTATGCATCCTCCTGGTGAGGAAATCTTATTTTCTCAAACTAGAAGTAAACGCAAGTATCTCCTTCACCTGCATCCTCATGGTTCATGCACGACACTCACGAGTTCGATATTAAATTATTGTAACCACTTAGtccaaaaataacataaacaaactctaattaaattctaaaagaaaagaaaggaaaaagttTGAGAGAAGATGAGAAGAATAACCGAGAAAAGTGCGCAGTATGAATTTTTAACAATTCCTGACAATCAAATTAAATGTTTCCAACCATCTCTTATTTCTTACACATGCATTAAGGGCGCCATTAATGTGTAAATAAGCAAGGGACTAGCATGTATTCTTAATGTGAAATTTCTAACAAAGAAGCGAGAAATTTCTTGAGCTGCCTGTTGGAAAGAGGGGGTCGCTCCAGTTGAACAAATAACATGGCTTCTTTATAGACAGTACCGTTGTGCCAGTTCCTAATTGCCTGCATTTAATCATCACAGCTAATGTTAATTATCAActctaaaataattttttggctATTATAAAACCAATGATTTGAGCCattcattattttgtattaaAGTTCAACCAGTTACCAATCTGAAGAAACCATGTACTCAACCCAATCCAGAAAGTAATTAATTATGCATACTTTCTGAGGTCGCTGGCTGTTTCCATGGTGAAAATCTTGTCATTCTCTCCTCACAAAAGATATACCTTCTGCAAGAACGTGCTTCAGTCAAACTGCGTACGCAAGTGTCCTATTTCTTTTGTAAATATTAGCTCTATGAATCTATTTTCACAGATGAACTTACATTAGTCAGACTAAACAACTTATCCAACATTTTATCGGCCCTTGTGTCAAAGGCACAAGTGAAAAGATTAACAACGTCAAACCCGTGGGTAGGCAAGAATGGtatagtccttttcatcaaCGACCAATGCCTCTAACAGTTCTTTCTTCTCCTTTATGGGATTCAATATCCTAGTGAACAGGGTGTTGGACTTTCACCCATGCAACTTGAGTTCCAAAGTCCCCCATtccttaaattattgtaatagatTCAAACCATTCTCCTCCccttaataattaaaattaaaaaaaaaaggttctcAAACGTCGACTGCCACAACTCATGCGTATGCATTGGATGAACTGTTTTATTAAGGGGTGTGATGTCTatacaccattttttacttctcacacacttttttaattttcggtcgtcggatcggatgaattgaagatgatcaaaagacataaatttagaagggatgtgtgagaagtaaaaatgggagtgggaatagcacacccctttattAAAACCAGTAAATCatcatttaaatttattatacatTTTTAATAGAATGATATATCTACACTAGGATAAAAGGATTTGGATAAATAATATGCTTACATTAGCATAAAGTTTTGCTTCAATTTAGTGTTGTTATTCCACCCATCTAGCTTATTTTCTCACGCACCGTATAACTAAAATGATAGATAACACATCAATATACTAGCAATCCCACACATTATATAAGCACGTGTTTGGGAGAAACAAATGAAAGAGAAGGAAGTTGGAGAATAATGTAGAAAAAAATCAATTCATTTTAACAGTTCGAATATGAAATTTGTGGGACACGATTTTTTAGGGTCAAAGTAAGATGGGTCACAACACGTATAGCTTTGATCAGATTGAGGTGCACAAGATTGAGGTGCACAAATGTACTAGGGATGCCACCATTGTCCTCTATTCTAGAAAGGTAGGCAAAATTCGCCAATTTTATTGAGATTGTCCATTGTTGATCTGCAAGATACATAAACCTGATATGATAAAGTTTCCTACATTTTGGAGATTCTAATTGTAAACATGAATTTCCTTCGATAAATAACAcaagaacacatgtacaaaataaatgttttgtATTAATGTAAATGTAGGGTTACAATATCTTTACAAACTTGAATCCGCTGATTCAATATCCAAGGTGAAAAATTTGTGTGTTGTTGATCCGTGGGTCACAATGACTTGATCCCAAATGACTGAACGTCTCAAGGTTTTGACTTGTGGTGATAGAGGAACCGGCATGTGTATGGGTGCTTGGTGGTTCTTCAAAAGAATGATGAAGAATGTAGAGAGTTTTCTGAATCTTCTGAATGTTTGGAAATTTGGGAGTTTGGGGTTGAGAGCTTCAGTGTCTAGGTGTGAGAATGATTTTTTGACCttctttctttgtcttggagCCTCATACTTATAGGCTTTCAAAGCCTTTCCTACGAATGGATTTGGCCTTGATTATGGACTTGATTAATTGACGAAAGAACCAAGACTTGATTTGTAGGGTTCATTTCGGGCAACGCAATTATCGCATACTCTATTCTCTTACCCACTACTTGAATTTCATATATTGCATACTATCTTGACTATCGGAGAGCCTTTGCCCAATACCCCACCGACGTCAAGGTTATCTTACTTGTGTTTGCTCTTTTCCAAGTAATCGAATTTGTGCATCTCCTCCACATGCGGTGGTGTGCGAATTTGGTTCTAAAAACTGGTTCTTTCATTGAGAGTGAACACATTTCCCCCAGCCAAATCATTGTACCACGCCATGCTAACGAACTTCAAAAGGCTTCGAGGGCCTCTGTCACGCCTCGACCTGCGAATAAAGACTATTCACGAGTTAGGGTATGAGTCATATCTTagctatagaaataaattatacaACCAAGATATGGTGGAAAATAACCTTAGCTCATGAATAGTCTTTATTCGCAGATCGGAGCGTGACAGCCTCTCGAACGAAAGAACAGTCAAAACTCATCAACCTCGAAAGACGTGTGAAAGCCCTAGAGGACACCGTCTTTGGCTTTTAGGAGACATTGGTTATGGCAACCGCCGTTTAGACCTAGTAAAAATTTCTTTTCTGAACCCCCACACAAAGTGCCATCGTCTGACTCCCAAAAGATCTCTCAAGAAGCCCAAGAGTGGTCGAAAATCATC carries:
- the LOC114827371 gene encoding uncharacterized protein produces the protein MDRGPRYRAYTELRESWLRRKYMSLEESKEPESKLTLLKKQVKFQTHLIDSRKGSSVLAQSMPDFSTVLLKKNHKPSSRLPSMQEITPPAKSWVKEADGVLSNSRGSKSAIVG
- the LOC103440397 gene encoding protein RADIALIS-like 5; translated protein: MASSSLRKHNPSSSWTPKQNKLFEKALALYDKETPERWQNVAKAVGGNKTAEEVKKH